In the Pseudomonas sp. DTU_2021_1001937_2_SI_NGA_ILE_001 genome, one interval contains:
- a CDS encoding TIGR03862 family flavoprotein translates to MTASNLTTPSSIAIIGGGPAGLMAAEVLSQAGMQVDLYDAMPSVGRKFLLAGVGGMNITHSEPWPAFISRYAERTAQVEPLLRDFDADSLRQWIHGLGIETFVGSSGRVFPTDMKAAPLLRAWLKRLRESGVNLHTRHRWLGWNSDGSLRIAGPDGERAVSTDALLLALGGASWARLGSDGAWLPWLQAKGVEVATLRPSNCGFEVTAWSELLRSRFAGAPLKNIAMGLHREQMRPGECVVTETGVEGSLVYALSAPIRERIARDGHATLLIDLLPGKSVAQVEKALAKPRGSRSMARHLSGQLGLDGVKAALLRELAPAGQFDDPQRLAASIKALPLQLLRTRPLDEAISTAGGVRFEAMNEHLMLNALPGVFCAGEMLDWEAPTGGYLLTACFASGRTAAQGILDWLQQAH, encoded by the coding sequence ATGACCGCTTCGAACCTCACTACGCCCTCCTCCATCGCGATCATCGGTGGCGGCCCCGCCGGCCTGATGGCGGCCGAGGTGCTGAGCCAGGCGGGCATGCAGGTCGATCTCTACGACGCCATGCCTTCGGTGGGCCGCAAATTCCTGCTGGCGGGCGTCGGCGGCATGAACATCACCCATTCCGAACCCTGGCCAGCCTTTATCTCGCGCTATGCCGAACGCACGGCGCAGGTCGAGCCGCTGCTGCGTGACTTCGATGCCGACAGCCTGCGCCAGTGGATCCACGGGCTGGGCATCGAGACCTTCGTCGGCAGCTCCGGCCGGGTCTTCCCCACCGACATGAAGGCGGCCCCGCTGCTACGCGCCTGGCTCAAGCGCCTGCGCGAAAGCGGGGTGAACCTGCACACCCGGCATCGCTGGCTGGGCTGGAACAGCGACGGCAGCCTGCGCATCGCCGGCCCCGACGGTGAGCGCGCAGTCAGTACAGACGCACTGCTGCTGGCCCTGGGCGGTGCCAGCTGGGCGCGCCTGGGTTCCGACGGCGCCTGGCTGCCGTGGCTGCAAGCCAAAGGCGTCGAGGTAGCAACGCTAAGGCCGAGCAACTGCGGCTTCGAAGTGACGGCGTGGAGCGAGCTGCTGCGCAGCCGCTTCGCCGGCGCACCGCTGAAGAACATCGCCATGGGCCTGCATCGTGAACAGATGCGGCCCGGTGAATGCGTGGTCACCGAGACCGGCGTGGAAGGCAGCCTGGTGTATGCGCTGTCGGCGCCGATCCGTGAACGCATCGCGCGCGACGGCCACGCGACGCTGCTGATCGATCTGTTGCCGGGCAAGTCTGTGGCCCAGGTCGAGAAGGCCCTGGCCAAGCCCAGGGGCTCGCGTTCCATGGCTCGTCACCTGAGCGGCCAGCTCGGCCTCGACGGTGTGAAGGCTGCCCTGCTGCGCGAACTGGCGCCCGCCGGCCAGTTCGATGATCCACAGCGGCTGGCCGCTTCGATCAAGGCGCTGCCCTTGCAGTTGCTGCGCACACGGCCGCTGGACGAGGCAATCAGCACCGCCGGTGGCGTGCGCTTCGAGGCCATGAACGAGCATCTGATGCTCAACGCCCTGCCCGGCGTGTTCTGCGCCGGCGAAATGCTCGACTGGGAAGCCCCCACCGGCGGCTACCTGCTCACCGCCTGCTTCGCCAGCGGTCGCACCGCCGCGCAGGGCATTCTCGACTGGCTGCAGCAAGCCCACTGA
- a CDS encoding NAD(P)H-binding protein, which produces MYLTPQHILLAGATGLTGEHLLDRLLSEPTVSRLLAPTRRPLASHPHLENPVGELASLLPNLSGRVDIAFCCLGTTIKQAGSQEAFRAVDFDLVVAFAARARALGARHLLVISAIGADPKSSVFYNRIKGEMEQALKDQDWPQLTIARPSLLVGSRPETRWAEQIAAPFAKLLPGKYGAIEVCSLARALWRLALEEQDGVRIVESDELRKLGK; this is translated from the coding sequence ATGTACTTGACGCCGCAACACATCCTGCTCGCAGGCGCCACAGGCCTGACCGGCGAACACCTGCTTGATCGCCTGCTCAGTGAACCCACCGTAAGCCGGCTGCTGGCCCCCACCCGGCGGCCACTGGCCAGCCACCCGCACCTGGAAAACCCGGTCGGCGAACTCGCCAGCCTGCTGCCGAACCTCAGTGGCCGGGTCGACATCGCCTTCTGCTGCCTGGGCACCACCATCAAGCAGGCCGGGTCTCAGGAAGCCTTCCGCGCCGTCGACTTCGACCTGGTGGTGGCCTTCGCCGCCCGCGCCCGCGCCCTGGGCGCCCGCCATCTGCTGGTGATCAGCGCCATCGGCGCCGACCCCAAGTCCAGCGTGTTCTACAACCGCATCAAAGGCGAGATGGAACAAGCCCTGAAGGATCAGGACTGGCCACAACTGACCATCGCCCGCCCCTCCCTGCTGGTCGGCAGCCGCCCGGAAACGCGCTGGGCCGAGCAGATCGCCGCGCCCTTCGCCAAGCTGCTGCCTGGCAAGTACGGCGCCATCGAAGTGTGCAGCCTAGCCCGCGCACTCTGGCGTCTGGCGCTGGAGGAGCAGGATGGCGTGCGCATCGTGGAGTCGGATGAACTGCGCAAGCTGGGCAAATGA
- a CDS encoding C13 family peptidase, with the protein MRALAPLALTLLIAGCGDGESLLPPDGRLPDGGRYRGDLVNGLMQGQGRVDYPNGSWYQGQFEAGLWQGQGEWHASNGDVYKGGFKQGLYDGQGMLTTRTSSYVGGFRQGRRDGEGTYKEKGLLYRGEFKADLYDGAGRLELDDGTQYQGQFSQGKPHGEGVRSDANGNQYSGRFVHGQLQGNGTFNSAEGDQYVGGFHDSQLGGRGRYENSEGDVWTGQFSQGALTGKGELVGADGSRYQGHFNNWRFNGEGRLQLADGSSYVGGFANDTYQGNGTLTLPDGSVQRGVWANGQRVRDAQGNLLPDSLETGLLAQGKLLDNALAALPASTPAVELYSLVVGGDGKQSVFMREADYVGNLLKTRFGAYGQVSLVNHRDHMQDRPLATRESISRAIQALAQRSGPEDLVFIYLTSHGTHDHELVLDQPRLSLSDLPADELASVLAPLKNRDKIIVISACYSGGFIPALKDEHTLVMTASRADRVSFGCSEEADFTYFGDALFARALVETDDLQQAFKQASAYVAQREIEDNYEASEPQIWAPKAVLARWQQLRKNQAERALNTTLTRKDAKTSGSR; encoded by the coding sequence ATGCGTGCGCTCGCTCCACTGGCACTGACCTTACTGATCGCTGGCTGCGGAGACGGCGAGTCGCTGCTGCCGCCCGATGGCCGCCTACCGGATGGCGGTCGCTACCGGGGCGACCTGGTCAACGGCCTGATGCAAGGCCAGGGGCGTGTCGACTACCCCAACGGCAGCTGGTACCAGGGCCAGTTCGAAGCCGGGCTGTGGCAGGGCCAGGGCGAATGGCACGCCAGCAACGGTGACGTCTACAAGGGCGGTTTCAAGCAGGGGCTGTACGACGGCCAGGGCATGCTGACCACCCGCACCAGCAGCTACGTCGGCGGCTTCAGGCAGGGCCGCCGCGACGGCGAAGGCACCTACAAGGAAAAGGGCCTGCTGTATCGCGGCGAGTTCAAGGCCGACCTGTACGACGGTGCCGGCCGCCTGGAGCTGGACGACGGCACCCAGTACCAGGGCCAGTTCAGCCAGGGCAAGCCGCATGGCGAAGGGGTGCGCAGCGACGCCAACGGCAACCAGTACAGCGGACGCTTCGTGCACGGTCAGTTGCAGGGCAACGGGACCTTCAACAGCGCCGAGGGCGACCAGTACGTCGGCGGCTTCCACGACAGCCAGCTGGGCGGCCGCGGCCGCTACGAGAACAGCGAAGGTGACGTATGGACCGGCCAGTTCAGCCAGGGCGCGCTCACCGGCAAGGGTGAACTGGTCGGCGCCGACGGCAGCCGCTACCAGGGTCACTTCAACAACTGGCGCTTCAACGGCGAAGGCCGCCTGCAACTGGCCGACGGCAGCAGCTACGTGGGCGGTTTCGCCAACGACACCTACCAGGGCAACGGCACCCTGACCCTGCCCGACGGCAGTGTGCAGCGCGGTGTCTGGGCCAACGGCCAGCGCGTGCGCGACGCCCAGGGCAACCTGCTGCCCGACAGCCTGGAAACCGGCCTGCTGGCTCAGGGCAAGCTGCTCGACAACGCCCTGGCCGCCCTGCCCGCCTCGACCCCGGCGGTGGAGCTGTACAGCCTGGTGGTCGGCGGCGACGGCAAGCAGAGCGTATTCATGCGCGAGGCCGATTACGTCGGCAACCTGCTCAAGACCCGTTTCGGCGCCTACGGCCAGGTCAGTCTGGTCAACCACCGCGACCACATGCAGGACCGCCCCCTGGCCACCCGTGAAAGCATCAGCCGCGCCATCCAGGCACTGGCGCAACGCAGCGGCCCGGAAGACCTGGTGTTCATCTACCTGACCAGCCATGGCACCCACGACCACGAACTGGTTCTGGACCAACCGCGCCTGTCGCTGTCGGACCTGCCCGCCGACGAGCTGGCGTCGGTACTCGCGCCGCTGAAGAACCGCGACAAGATCATCGTCATCTCGGCCTGCTATTCCGGCGGTTTCATTCCGGCCCTGAAAGACGAGCACACCCTGGTCATGACCGCCTCGCGGGCCGACCGGGTGTCCTTCGGCTGTTCGGAAGAAGCCGACTTCACCTACTTCGGCGACGCACTATTCGCCCGGGCACTGGTCGAAACCGATGACCTGCAACAAGCCTTCAAGCAAGCCAGCGCCTATGTGGCGCAACGTGAGATAGAAGACAACTACGAAGCATCCGAACCCCAGATATGGGCCCCCAAGGCAGTGCTCGCCCGCTGGCAGCAACTGCGCAAGAACCAGGCAGAACGTGCGCTTAATACTACGTTGACGCGCAAGGACGCGAAAACCTCCGGCAGTCGCTAG
- a CDS encoding MaoC family dehydratase: MPYVPADQLASYIGKDLGHSDWLTIDQERINLFAEATEDFQFIHVDPEKAAKTPFGGTIAHGFLSLSLIPKLMGELLVLPEGLKMVVNYGLDSVRFIQPVAVGSRVRLKLQLAEVTEKKPGQWLLKGTATLEIEGQEKPAYIAEPLTLCFT, translated from the coding sequence ATGCCCTATGTACCGGCAGACCAGCTCGCAAGCTATATCGGCAAGGACCTTGGCCACTCCGACTGGCTGACCATCGACCAGGAACGCATCAACCTGTTCGCCGAGGCCACCGAAGACTTCCAGTTCATCCACGTCGACCCCGAAAAAGCCGCCAAGACGCCCTTCGGCGGCACCATCGCCCACGGTTTCCTTTCGCTGTCGTTGATTCCCAAGCTGATGGGCGAGCTGCTGGTGCTGCCCGAAGGCCTGAAGATGGTGGTCAACTATGGCCTGGACAGCGTGCGCTTCATCCAGCCAGTGGCGGTGGGCTCGCGGGTGCGCCTGAAGCTGCAGCTCGCCGAGGTCACCGAGAAGAAACCCGGCCAGTGGCTGCTCAAGGGTACCGCCACGCTGGAAATCGAGGGCCAGGAAAAGCCGGCCTATATTGCCGAGCCGCTCACACTCTGTTTTACCTGA
- a CDS encoding CidA/LrgA family protein, translated as MLLRGLTALVLFQLLGTALNHLFIPILPGPIIGMILLLAFLMLRGEVDEPLNLAASSLLRYLPLLLVPPAVGVMAYAGAIARDFWAIFGTLVVSLVLSMVFVGVLMQKLIERQARRREA; from the coding sequence ATGTTGCTACGAGGATTGACGGCGCTGGTGCTGTTCCAGCTGCTGGGCACCGCGCTCAATCACCTGTTCATCCCGATCCTGCCGGGGCCGATCATCGGCATGATCCTGTTGCTGGCCTTCCTGATGCTGCGTGGCGAGGTCGACGAGCCGCTCAACCTCGCGGCCAGCAGCCTGCTGCGTTATCTGCCGCTGCTGCTGGTGCCGCCGGCGGTGGGCGTAATGGCCTACGCCGGCGCCATTGCCCGTGACTTCTGGGCGATTTTCGGCACTCTGGTGGTGTCGCTGGTGCTGTCGATGGTGTTCGTCGGCGTGCTGATGCAGAAACTCATCGAGCGCCAGGCCCGGCGCCGGGAGGCGTGA
- a CDS encoding LrgB family protein, whose amino-acid sequence MFDWQGAWASVIHHPLFGIGITLGAYQVAVAAYEKTRWLFLQPVLVSMAILIGVLLACGLSYDEYRGSTQILGVLLGPATVALAVPLYLNLRRIRQLFWPTLATLVLGGVFVTGLCLMLGWLLRAEPMILMTMAPKSVTSPIAMLVAEQLGGVAALAAVFVLITGVLGAICGPALLSWAGVNVPAARGMALGLTAHAVGTSQALQEGEETGAFAALAMSLMGVATALFLPLAVSLVV is encoded by the coding sequence ATGTTCGACTGGCAGGGCGCCTGGGCGTCGGTCATCCACCATCCGCTTTTCGGTATCGGTATCACCCTGGGTGCCTACCAGGTGGCGGTAGCCGCCTATGAGAAGACCCGCTGGTTGTTCCTGCAGCCGGTGCTGGTATCGATGGCGATCCTCATCGGCGTGCTGCTGGCCTGTGGCCTGAGCTATGACGAATACCGCGGCAGTACGCAAATCCTCGGCGTGCTGCTGGGGCCGGCCACCGTGGCGCTGGCGGTGCCGCTTTATCTGAATCTGCGCAGGATTCGCCAGTTGTTCTGGCCAACCTTGGCTACGCTGGTGCTGGGCGGCGTGTTCGTCACCGGGCTGTGCCTGATGCTCGGCTGGCTGCTGCGTGCCGAGCCGATGATCCTCATGACCATGGCGCCCAAGTCGGTCACTTCGCCCATCGCCATGCTGGTCGCCGAGCAGCTGGGCGGGGTGGCGGCGCTGGCGGCGGTGTTCGTATTGATTACCGGGGTGCTGGGGGCGATCTGTGGCCCTGCGCTGTTGTCATGGGCCGGCGTGAACGTCCCGGCGGCCAGGGGCATGGCGCTAGGCCTGACCGCCCACGCGGTGGGCACCTCCCAGGCGTTGCAGGAAGGTGAGGAAACCGGCGCCTTCGCTGCGCTGGCGATGAGCCTGATGGGAGTGGCGACTGCGCTGTTCCTGCCGTTGGCCGTTTCTTTGGTCGTATGA
- a CDS encoding LON peptidase substrate-binding domain-containing protein, with protein sequence MTLPLFPLNTVLFPGCVLDLQLFEARYLDMIGRCMKRGEGFGVVCITEGSEVGVAPAGHSLIGCEALVRDFQQQDNGLLGIRVVGGRRFRVVSTEVQRDQLLVADVHWLEDQQEQPLQEEDADLLALLHALAEHPMVASLDMGLDAEGQQSLANQLAYLLPFDEQDKLELLEIDDPEERLGAIQSLLDEMQGDLQA encoded by the coding sequence ATGACGTTGCCGCTGTTTCCGCTGAACACCGTGTTGTTCCCCGGCTGCGTGCTCGACCTGCAACTGTTCGAGGCGCGTTACCTGGACATGATCGGGCGCTGCATGAAACGCGGTGAAGGCTTCGGCGTGGTGTGCATCACCGAAGGCAGCGAAGTCGGCGTGGCGCCGGCGGGCCACTCGCTGATCGGTTGCGAGGCACTGGTGCGCGATTTCCAGCAGCAGGACAACGGCCTGCTGGGCATACGGGTGGTGGGTGGTCGGCGGTTCAGGGTGGTGAGCACCGAGGTGCAGCGTGACCAGTTGCTGGTCGCCGACGTGCACTGGCTGGAGGACCAGCAGGAACAGCCGCTTCAGGAAGAAGACGCCGATCTGCTGGCGCTGCTGCATGCCCTGGCCGAGCACCCCATGGTCGCCTCGCTGGACATGGGCCTGGATGCCGAGGGCCAGCAGTCACTGGCCAACCAGCTGGCCTACCTGCTGCCGTTTGACGAACAGGACAAGCTCGAGCTGCTGGAAATCGACGACCCTGAAGAGCGCCTGGGGGCGATCCAGAGCCTGCTCGACGAGATGCAGGGCGACTTGCAGGCCTGA
- a CDS encoding bifunctional DedA family/phosphatase PAP2 family protein: MGQWLDSITGWLGANPSWVAVAIFIVAFVECVAIAGIVVPGTVLMFAIAALAGSGILDLSTVLLLGFAGGLLGDLVSYVLGRRFHQNIRQLPGLRSHPEWMSGAEAYFQRYGIASLLVGRFIGPLRPMLPMIAGMCDMPFPRFLAVSIVAAIGWSIAYLLPGWAAGAAVRLPLPEGFWSEAAVVGAVLAVLAGVSVQSSLRQQRHATKLISALCLAAMVALFVFWPHLDRFDHGLMTLVQEHRSEAAQNIVLLVTSIGDFKVQFLAAALVVLVLLVARQWRHAAFALATLLGTALANGALKAFFARARPEVLVDPLTSYSMPSGHSSAAFALFMTLAVLAGRSQPVRLRLAWLVLGGIPALAIALSRVYLGVHWPTDILAGMMLALSVCAASLTLVQHRQPLPAMSPRVWWLMVPAVTALLGGFAVHGLSHAVLRYQYLQ; encoded by the coding sequence ATGGGCCAGTGGCTCGACAGCATTACCGGCTGGCTGGGTGCCAACCCGTCGTGGGTCGCCGTGGCGATCTTCATCGTCGCCTTCGTCGAATGCGTGGCCATCGCCGGCATCGTGGTGCCCGGCACCGTGCTGATGTTCGCCATCGCGGCGCTGGCCGGCAGCGGCATTCTCGACCTCAGCACCGTCCTGCTGCTGGGCTTTGCGGGTGGCCTGTTGGGCGACCTGGTGTCGTACGTGCTGGGCCGCCGCTTCCATCAGAACATTCGCCAGTTACCCGGCCTGCGCAGCCACCCGGAATGGATGAGCGGCGCCGAGGCGTATTTCCAGCGCTACGGCATCGCCAGCCTGCTGGTCGGGCGCTTCATCGGCCCGCTGCGGCCCATGCTGCCGATGATCGCCGGCATGTGCGACATGCCCTTCCCGCGCTTTCTCGCCGTCAGCATCGTCGCCGCCATCGGCTGGTCGATCGCCTACCTGCTGCCGGGCTGGGCCGCCGGTGCGGCAGTGCGCCTGCCGCTGCCCGAAGGCTTCTGGAGCGAAGCGGCGGTGGTCGGCGCCGTGCTGGCGGTGCTGGCCGGCGTGAGCGTGCAGAGCAGCCTGCGCCAGCAACGGCATGCGACCAAGCTGATCAGCGCCTTGTGCCTGGCGGCCATGGTGGCGCTGTTCGTCTTCTGGCCGCACCTGGACCGCTTCGACCACGGCCTGATGACCCTGGTGCAGGAGCACCGCAGCGAAGCGGCGCAGAACATCGTGCTGCTGGTGACCAGCATCGGCGACTTCAAGGTGCAGTTTCTCGCCGCAGCCCTGGTGGTCCTGGTGCTGCTGGTCGCCCGGCAGTGGCGGCATGCGGCTTTCGCCCTGGCCACGCTGCTCGGCACGGCGCTGGCCAACGGCGCGCTGAAGGCCTTCTTCGCGCGTGCCCGGCCTGAAGTACTGGTCGACCCACTGACCAGCTACAGCATGCCCAGCGGCCACAGTTCAGCGGCCTTCGCGCTGTTCATGACCCTGGCGGTACTGGCCGGTCGCAGCCAGCCGGTGCGCCTGCGCCTGGCCTGGCTGGTACTGGGCGGCATCCCGGCGCTGGCCATCGCGCTGTCGCGGGTCTACCTGGGGGTGCACTGGCCGACCGACATCCTCGCCGGCATGATGCTGGCCCTGAGTGTCTGCGCCGCCAGCCTGACCCTGGTGCAGCATCGCCAACCACTGCCGGCCATGTCGCCACGGGTGTGGTGGCTGATGGTTCCGGCGGTGACCGCCTTGCTGGGCGGCTTCGCCGTTCACGGCCTGTCCCACGCCGTGCTGCGCTACCAGTACTTGCAGTGA
- a CDS encoding DNA-3-methyladenine glycosylase, which yields MPNALPDSFFNRDPQVLARDLLGKIIRHKVGDLWLAARIIETEAYYLAEKGSHASLGYTEKRRALFLDGGHIYMYYARGGDSLNFSAEGPGNAVLIKSGMPWVDAQSDANALARMQLNNPDASGALRPPERLCAGQTLLCRALGLKVPMWDAQRFDPQRLYVEDVGLRPPRIVQTTRLGIPAGRDEHLMYRFVDAEQARFCTRNPLRRGQVEGRDYLLLDQGN from the coding sequence ATGCCCAACGCCTTGCCCGACAGCTTCTTCAACCGCGATCCCCAGGTGCTGGCCCGCGACCTGCTGGGCAAGATCATCCGCCACAAGGTCGGCGATCTGTGGCTGGCGGCGCGCATCATCGAGACCGAAGCCTACTACCTGGCCGAGAAAGGCAGCCACGCCTCGCTGGGTTATACCGAGAAACGCCGGGCACTGTTCCTCGACGGCGGGCACATCTACATGTATTACGCACGCGGCGGCGACTCGCTGAACTTCAGCGCCGAGGGCCCCGGCAATGCGGTGCTGATCAAGTCCGGCATGCCTTGGGTCGACGCCCAGAGCGACGCCAACGCCCTGGCCCGCATGCAATTGAACAACCCCGATGCCAGCGGCGCGCTGCGCCCGCCCGAGCGTCTCTGCGCCGGCCAGACCCTGCTGTGCCGGGCTCTGGGCCTGAAGGTGCCGATGTGGGACGCCCAGCGCTTCGACCCGCAGCGTCTGTATGTCGAGGATGTCGGCCTGCGCCCGCCGCGCATCGTGCAGACCACGCGCCTGGGCATTCCTGCCGGGCGCGACGAACACCTGATGTACCGCTTCGTGGACGCCGAACAGGCACGTTTCTGTACGCGGAACCCGTTACGTCGCGGCCAAGTCGAAGGCCGCGATTACCTTCTTCTGGATCAAGGAAACTGA
- a CDS encoding glutamate-5-semialdehyde dehydrogenase — translation MTESVLDYMSRLGRAAREASRVIGRASTAQKNRALLATAAALDEARAELSAANEQDLANGRANGLEPAMLDRLALTPARIDSMIVGLRQVASLPDPVGAIRDMSYRPSGIQVGKMRVPLGVVGIIYESRPNVTIDAASLCLKSGNATILRGGSEAIHSNRAVAACIAKGLEAAGLPAGVVQVVETTDRAAVGALITMPEYVDVIVPRGGKSLIERISRDARVPVIKHLDGICHIYVSAHADLAKAQKIAFNAKTYRYGICGAMETLLVDQAVAAEFLPPMAAQLREKGVELRGCERTRALIEAVPATEEDWHTEYLAPILSIRVVASLDDAIEHINHYGSHHSDGIVSDHQGQIRRFMAEVDSSSVMVNAPTCFADGFEYGLGAEIGISTDKLHARGPVGLEGLTCEKYLVIGDGQLRGQEPA, via the coding sequence ATGACTGAGTCCGTTCTTGACTACATGTCCCGCCTGGGACGCGCCGCCCGTGAGGCCTCGCGCGTGATCGGCCGGGCCAGCACCGCGCAGAAGAACCGCGCCCTGCTGGCCACTGCCGCCGCACTGGATGAGGCCCGCGCCGAACTGTCCGCCGCCAACGAGCAGGACCTGGCCAATGGCCGGGCGAACGGCCTTGAGCCGGCCATGCTCGACCGCCTGGCCCTGACCCCGGCACGCATCGACAGCATGATCGTCGGCCTGCGCCAGGTGGCCAGCCTCCCGGACCCGGTAGGTGCGATCCGCGACATGAGTTATCGGCCCTCGGGTATTCAGGTCGGCAAGATGCGCGTGCCGCTGGGCGTGGTCGGCATCATCTATGAGTCGCGTCCCAACGTGACCATCGACGCCGCGAGCCTGTGCCTGAAGTCGGGCAACGCGACCATTCTGCGTGGCGGCTCCGAGGCCATCCACTCCAACCGTGCGGTGGCCGCCTGCATCGCCAAGGGGCTTGAGGCCGCCGGCCTGCCGGCAGGCGTGGTGCAGGTGGTGGAAACCACCGACCGTGCCGCGGTGGGCGCGCTGATCACCATGCCCGAGTACGTCGACGTCATCGTTCCACGGGGCGGCAAGAGCCTGATCGAGCGCATCAGCCGCGACGCGCGGGTGCCGGTCATCAAGCATCTGGACGGCATCTGCCATATCTATGTCAGCGCCCATGCCGACCTGGCCAAGGCGCAGAAGATCGCTTTCAACGCCAAGACCTACCGTTACGGCATCTGCGGGGCCATGGAAACCCTGCTGGTCGACCAGGCGGTGGCGGCCGAATTCCTGCCGCCGATGGCCGCGCAACTGCGCGAGAAGGGCGTCGAACTGCGTGGCTGCGAACGCACCCGTGCTCTGATCGAAGCGGTGCCGGCCACCGAGGAAGACTGGCACACCGAGTACCTGGCGCCGATCCTGTCGATTCGTGTGGTGGCCAGCCTCGACGACGCCATCGAGCACATCAACCACTACGGCTCGCATCATAGCGACGGTATCGTCAGTGACCATCAGGGGCAGATCCGCCGCTTCATGGCCGAGGTCGACTCCAGTTCGGTGATGGTCAACGCGCCGACCTGCTTTGCCGATGGTTTCGAGTACGGCCTGGGTGCCGAGATCGGCATTTCCACCGACAAGCTGCACGCTCGCGGCCCGGTCGGCCTGGAAGGCCTGACCTGCGAGAAGTACCTAGTGATCGGTGACGGCCAGCTGCGTGGACAGGAGCCGGCCTGA